GTAAAAGACATAGATATGAAAAACGGGAATGCCTTGATCAGAAGGACATGGAGAGGTCCAAAGTTAGCTGAAACAACAAAGGGAAAGAATAAACGTTGGATCCCGCTATCAGATACGGCCTTCGAGATTGCAAAAAGAAATATTGAAGGAAAATTATCTGAGACATTTCTTTTTATTAATCCGGTCACAGGTCGCGGTTACAAACAGGAATGTTTACGAAAAAGATGGCGTAGACATTCAGGGTTTGACGTAACCCTTAAAGAGGCCACAAGACATTCTTTCTGTACGCAAATAGCTGAAGGCGGGATGTGCAATACGTTGCAGGCTCAAGAACTCATGCGACACTCTGACCTTAGAAGCACTCAGAAATATTTCCATGGAAGTATTGAGAAAATGAAGGGCATTGTGAATAACCGTGGAAAGGTTATACCAATGAATAAAACAATGAAAATAGAAATGGGTTAGAAATGATATGTGTAATAAATTAGTTAATAATTACAGTAGGTTATATTCGGAGAGGGTGGGATTCGAACCCACGGTACGCTTATTAGACGTACAGCCGATTTCGAGTCGGCCCCGTTATGACCACTTCGGTACCTCTCCTTTTCTTCGTGACTGAAAAAACCTCTTCAGGATGGCCTCAGATTTTTCTTTGAGAACGCCGCCCTGCACATCGATTTTGTGGTTAAGCGGCAGCGTATTCACATTAATGACAGAACCAAAGGCGCCCCCTTTCTCATCGAAACACCCGAAGACAACACGCTTGATCCTCGCTTCAACAATGGCTCCGGCACACATGATGCAGGGTTCCATCGAAACGTAGAGGGTGCAGTCCGTGAGACGGTAATTGTTAAGCATGTCCGCCGCCATATTGATGGCCAGTATTTCCGCATGAGAGGTCGGCCTGTTGGAGCGGATCGTCATGTTATGCGCACGGGCAATGACCTTTTTCTGCGGTGATATGATGATCGCTCCGACCGGCACCTCCTCCTCGGTAAAGGCCCTCTCGGCCTCTCTCAGACACATCTCCATGAA
This DNA window, taken from Syntrophorhabdaceae bacterium, encodes the following:
- the tadA gene encoding tRNA adenosine(34) deaminase TadA, producing the protein MDDLHFMEMCLREAERAFTEEEVPVGAIIISPQKKVIARAHNMTIRSNRPTSHAEILAINMAADMLNNYRLTDCTLYVSMEPCIMCAGAIVEARIKRVVFGCFDEKGGAFGSVINVNTLPLNHKIDVQGGVLKEKSEAILKRFFQSRRKGEVPKWS